From a region of the Candidatus Kapaibacterium sp. genome:
- a CDS encoding efflux RND transporter periplasmic adaptor subunit: protein MSSKVIKYTTIIGIIIILVAIVLVPKLLKSDKKPENEKTEQANLRVQIQIVEKEIIEDKLVLSGTLAPFEEVEIKPEISGRVTSINFKEGGNTQKGSILVKLNDSDLRAELLRSQERIKLLESIESRQKQLLDKKGISIEEYEISLNELNMQRASVSYIEAMIDKTEIRAPFSGILGIREISNGAIVSPEKVITTLQVIDRLRLDFTIPQRYATEIKAGQNVQFKVPPSDKVHTATVYVIEPRIDRSTRTVRLRAEYKNTDRIFPGTYVEVELIKDEKEELFMIPTQALIPDLDSDKVYVYENGEAVIRNVSSGFRNETHVSITAGLQTGDSLITSGIMMLRPGMKVDISKNQ from the coding sequence ATGAGTTCTAAAGTAATAAAATACACGACGATAATCGGCATAATCATAATTTTAGTTGCAATTGTATTAGTTCCCAAATTATTAAAATCCGATAAAAAACCAGAAAATGAAAAGACAGAACAAGCCAATTTGAGAGTACAAATCCAAATTGTAGAAAAAGAAATCATCGAAGACAAGTTAGTACTGAGTGGTACTCTCGCACCTTTTGAGGAAGTGGAAATCAAACCGGAAATCAGCGGAAGAGTAACTTCAATTAACTTTAAAGAAGGCGGCAACACCCAGAAAGGCAGTATTTTGGTGAAGTTGAATGATTCTGATTTGAGAGCGGAATTATTGCGTTCGCAAGAGAGAATCAAGCTTTTGGAGAGCATCGAATCGCGACAAAAGCAATTGCTCGACAAAAAGGGAATCAGTATAGAAGAGTACGAAATTTCCTTGAATGAGCTAAATATGCAAAGAGCTTCAGTGAGTTATATCGAGGCAATGATTGACAAAACTGAGATTCGTGCACCGTTTTCGGGGATTTTGGGAATTAGGGAAATCAGCAATGGTGCAATTGTTTCACCCGAAAAAGTAATCACAACATTGCAAGTTATTGACAGATTAAGGCTTGATTTTACAATTCCACAACGATATGCAACTGAAATCAAAGCCGGACAAAATGTTCAATTCAAAGTTCCGCCAAGTGACAAAGTGCATACAGCAACAGTTTATGTAATAGAGCCGCGAATTGACAGGTCAACCAGAACTGTAAGACTGCGAGCCGAATACAAAAATACAGACCGTATTTTCCCCGGGACATATGTAGAGGTTGAGTTAATCAAAGATGAGAAAGAAGAATTATTTATGATACCTACGCAGGCACTAATCCCGGACTTAGATTCTGACAAAGTTTATGTTTATGAAAATGGAGAAGCTGTAATTCGCAATGTCAGTTCAGGATTCAGAAATGAAACACATGTCAGCATTACAGCCGGATTGCAAACCGGAGATTCGTTGATTACCTCAGGAATAATGATGTTGCGTCCGGGAATGAAAGTAGATATATCAAAAAATCAATAA
- a CDS encoding pyridoxal-dependent decarboxylase — protein MKKNEFVKHGYQIIDKIAEYLSEADKYPVRSQVKPGEVRSQIPAAAPNEGEDFEDILKDFDNIIMPGITHWQSPNFYAYFPSNTSYPSILGELLTSGLGINAFSWETSPAATELEETVTDWLRQMLGLTDDFVGVIQDTASSATICSILTAREKMSNFESGKKGIGGKIFRVYASTEIHSSIDKAVRIAGIGTDNLVKIPVDENYAMRSDLLREAIQSDLKAGLTPMCVVSAMGTTGSLAFDPIAENYEICKEFGLWHHIDAAYAGSAFILEEFKHLSELASNCDTFVFNPHKWLFINFDFSVYFVKDEQSLIRTFEILPEYLRYKRGSEVKNYRDWGIQLGRRFRALKAWFVIRSFGVDELKSILRHHIALGGIFHDWVKSNKDFEVLAPVVMNVVCFRLHPVGIDDETLLNSINVQLLDDVNSTGKVFLSKTKLNDIFTIRMVTANLNVTEQHISDAWKLIVETSENLIRRTNLR, from the coding sequence ATGAAGAAAAATGAATTTGTAAAGCACGGTTATCAAATAATTGATAAAATAGCAGAATATTTGTCCGAAGCAGACAAATATCCTGTTCGTTCGCAAGTCAAACCGGGAGAAGTCAGAAGCCAAATTCCGGCTGCCGCACCTAATGAAGGTGAGGACTTTGAAGATATTTTGAAAGATTTTGACAATATCATTATGCCCGGCATAACACATTGGCAGAGTCCGAATTTTTATGCTTATTTTCCTTCCAACACAAGCTATCCTTCCATTTTGGGCGAATTGTTGACCTCAGGGTTGGGTATAAATGCTTTTTCGTGGGAAACATCTCCCGCAGCTACTGAATTGGAAGAAACTGTAACGGATTGGTTGCGGCAAATGCTTGGTTTGACAGATGATTTTGTTGGTGTAATCCAAGACACTGCTTCGAGTGCTACAATTTGCTCCATACTCACTGCTCGCGAAAAAATGTCAAATTTCGAGTCCGGAAAAAAAGGCATCGGCGGCAAAATATTTCGCGTTTATGCTTCGACCGAAATTCACTCTTCCATAGATAAAGCTGTCCGTATTGCCGGAATCGGAACTGATAATTTAGTCAAAATACCTGTGGATGAAAATTATGCTATGCGTTCAGATTTGCTTCGCGAAGCTATTCAGTCCGATTTGAAGGCAGGTTTGACGCCTATGTGCGTCGTTTCGGCAATGGGTACGACCGGCTCATTGGCATTCGACCCAATTGCAGAAAATTATGAAATTTGCAAAGAGTTTGGTCTGTGGCATCACATTGATGCTGCATATGCAGGAAGTGCATTCATTTTGGAAGAATTCAAACATCTGTCCGAACTCGCCTCAAATTGCGATACTTTTGTTTTCAATCCTCACAAATGGCTCTTCATTAACTTTGATTTCTCGGTTTACTTCGTAAAAGATGAGCAATCTTTGATTAGAACATTTGAAATCTTGCCTGAATACTTGCGTTACAAACGAGGCTCGGAAGTGAAAAATTATCGTGATTGGGGAATTCAATTAGGACGCAGATTCAGAGCCTTGAAAGCATGGTTTGTCATTCGCAGTTTCGGAGTTGATGAGTTGAAATCTATTCTCCGTCATCATATCGCATTGGGCGGCATCTTTCATGATTGGGTCAAGTCAAATAAAGATTTCGAGGTATTGGCTCCTGTGGTGATGAATGTAGTTTGTTTCCGCTTGCATCCTGTCGGAATTGACGATGAAACGCTTTTAAACAGCATTAATGTGCAATTACTTGACGATGTAAACTCAACAGGCAAGGTGTTTTTGAGCAAAACAAAGTTAAATGATATATTCACAATTCGTATGGTCACGGCTAATTTAAACGTGACCGAACAACACATTAGCGATGCTTGGAAATTAATTGTTGAAACTTCGGAAAATTTAATTCGTAGAACAAATTTACGCTGA
- a CDS encoding OmpA family protein, protein MKLNRIIPVIAILMIALLCKSCFFIPIALVEQLDSLEEARIKNDSTYKRIYLSGSNRIASADDFFDEYSNQIDSIASIATVGKSDTTNIDYQVRSISTKGDTVHIYVAPPPEKKPIDLKFDIINVDDSNYPDEIKVRALVYDNEGKYISGLAPPYLSEGRTVGDYWKSVHDSCSGVNNNIENFDVVEIRESEARKHAIAFALDHSGSMGSNRIARLQIAVQRLLRAIKPGDAVAIVKFDSKLHTEVDLTYDMSSAIKKFVVDSGKSGKFGGGTALFDAANHGISLLNKADDSYKKVLIAFSDGQDNTSKSKIDSLLRFAKASNVEIYSIAYGAADKSLETMAEYTGGRMYRTLSSNEFPFIFRDIYLLLKNYYLISYRPPECDNLHKVNVKLGSADGRLTFDAGGQYDRSVFQKYSPIGTIAIMNIEFDFGSDKIEAESYPMLDKIADAMKNNPNMKILVTGHTDDVGSDDSNLALSVRRAVSVKAALIQRGIASDRIRTVGKGESLPIAPNTSEENRRINRRTEFTIIEN, encoded by the coding sequence ATGAAACTAAATCGAATCATTCCGGTAATCGCAATATTAATGATTGCATTGCTTTGCAAATCATGCTTCTTTATACCTATTGCACTTGTTGAACAATTGGATAGCTTGGAAGAAGCGAGAATTAAAAATGATTCGACATATAAAAGAATTTACCTTAGTGGCAGCAACAGAATAGCCTCAGCAGACGATTTTTTTGATGAATACAGCAATCAAATTGATTCCATTGCATCAATCGCAACAGTCGGCAAATCGGATACAACAAACATAGACTACCAAGTTAGGTCTATCTCAACCAAAGGAGATACAGTCCACATTTATGTAGCTCCGCCTCCTGAAAAAAAGCCTATTGATTTGAAATTTGATATAATAAATGTTGATGATTCGAACTATCCTGATGAAATCAAAGTAAGAGCACTTGTTTACGATAACGAAGGCAAATACATTAGTGGACTTGCTCCTCCATATCTTTCGGAAGGCAGGACTGTCGGCGATTATTGGAAAAGTGTCCACGATAGTTGCAGTGGTGTAAATAACAATATTGAAAATTTTGATGTTGTGGAAATCCGCGAGAGTGAAGCTCGCAAACATGCCATAGCTTTTGCTTTAGACCACTCAGGGTCCATGGGCAGTAATCGTATCGCCAGGTTGCAAATTGCAGTTCAACGCCTTCTGCGTGCCATCAAGCCCGGCGATGCAGTTGCAATCGTCAAATTTGATTCCAAATTGCATACTGAGGTGGACTTGACTTATGATATGTCATCAGCAATAAAAAAATTCGTGGTTGATAGTGGCAAATCAGGTAAATTCGGTGGTGGAACTGCGCTATTTGATGCTGCAAACCACGGAATTAGCTTGTTGAATAAAGCGGACGATTCTTATAAAAAGGTGCTAATTGCCTTCAGTGACGGTCAAGATAATACTTCAAAATCTAAGATTGACAGCTTGCTGAGGTTCGCTAAAGCTTCAAATGTCGAGATTTATTCAATCGCTTACGGTGCTGCGGATAAATCCCTCGAAACTATGGCTGAATACACCGGTGGAAGAATGTATCGAACATTGTCGTCAAATGAATTTCCATTTATTTTCAGAGATATTTATTTATTGCTCAAAAATTATTATTTGATTAGCTACCGTCCACCCGAATGTGACAATTTGCACAAAGTCAATGTTAAGCTCGGCTCTGCGGACGGACGCCTTACATTCGATGCCGGCGGTCAGTATGATAGAAGCGTATTCCAAAAGTACTCTCCTATCGGTACAATTGCAATCATGAATATTGAATTTGATTTCGGCAGCGACAAAATCGAAGCTGAATCTTATCCAATGTTGGATAAAATTGCCGATGCAATGAAAAATAATCCCAATATGAAAATATTAGTCACTGGTCATACTGACGATGTGGGGAGCGATGACAGCAATTTGGCGCTTTCAGTGCGAAGGGCTGTATCAGTCAAAGCTGCGCTCATCCAGCGCGGAATAGCCTCAGATAGAATCAGAACTGTTGGCAAAGGTGAAAGTCTGCCGATTGCACCCAATACTTCTGAGGAAAATCGCAGAATTAATCGCCGAACCGAATTCACTATAATCGAGAATTAA